Proteins encoded within one genomic window of candidate division TA06 bacterium:
- the nuoF gene encoding NADH-quinone oxidoreductase subunit NuoF, giving the protein MTLIPESSKKQIYYGGESLLRTAAETKKNSLKSPDYRVLVGLGSCGIAAGGRKVMAALKDDIKKSKLNVALAETGCVGMCYREVLLDVYDQNGNLFTYGNMTPERLPRFVEEHLIKHQPVNDWLVRAHNMALPDDSFYAKQKRIVLRHCGVINPESIQDYQAHQGYKALEKALKTMTPEQVIKEVLDSGLRGRGGAGFPTGRKWQFARDSKNDQKYVICNGDEGDPGAFMDRSVLEGDPHNVMEGMLIAAYAIGAQEGYFYVRAEYPLAVKRLKLAISEAKKHGLLGQNIMGTGFNFEMKIQEGAGAFVCGEETALMASIEGKRGMPKLRPPFPAVSGLWGKPTNINNVETYANVPWIILNGGAAFAALGTEKSKGSKVFALAGQIVRGGLVEVPMGITMREIIYEVGGGIKGGRQFKAVQMGGPSGGCIPAALADTVIDYESVTQTGAIMGSGGMVVMDDTTCMVDIARFFLDFTQKESCGKCTFCRVGTKRMLEILDRITKGQGAEGDIEMLLELADKIKVSSLCGLGQTAPNPVLTTIKYFRDEYEAHIKQKKCPAHNCKELLTYEIIADKCVGCTACARVCPSSCIAGSVKKPHTIDQVKCVKCGSCAAKCKFDAIRVS; this is encoded by the coding sequence ATGACCTTAATACCCGAGTCTTCAAAAAAACAAATATATTACGGAGGGGAAAGTCTCTTGAGAACTGCTGCTGAAACCAAGAAAAATTCCTTAAAAAGCCCAGATTACCGGGTACTGGTGGGGTTGGGCAGCTGCGGGATCGCGGCCGGCGGCCGCAAGGTGATGGCGGCCTTAAAGGACGATATCAAAAAAAGCAAGCTTAACGTGGCCCTGGCCGAGACCGGCTGCGTGGGCATGTGCTACCGCGAGGTGCTGCTGGACGTTTACGACCAGAACGGAAACCTGTTCACCTACGGCAACATGACCCCGGAGCGCCTGCCCCGTTTCGTGGAGGAACATCTTATCAAACACCAGCCGGTGAACGACTGGTTAGTGCGGGCACATAATATGGCCCTTCCCGACGACAGTTTTTACGCCAAGCAAAAACGCATCGTGCTGCGCCACTGTGGGGTGATCAACCCCGAGAGCATCCAGGACTACCAAGCCCACCAGGGCTATAAAGCTTTGGAGAAGGCCCTGAAGACCATGACCCCGGAACAGGTGATCAAGGAAGTGCTGGACTCAGGCTTAAGGGGCCGGGGCGGGGCTGGTTTTCCCACCGGGCGCAAGTGGCAGTTCGCCCGGGACAGCAAGAATGACCAGAAATACGTGATCTGCAACGGGGACGAGGGCGATCCCGGGGCCTTCATGGACCGCTCGGTGCTGGAGGGCGATCCCCACAATGTGATGGAGGGGATGCTGATCGCGGCTTATGCCATCGGGGCCCAGGAAGGGTATTTTTACGTCCGGGCCGAATATCCATTAGCAGTAAAACGGCTGAAATTAGCCATCTCCGAGGCCAAGAAACACGGCCTGTTGGGCCAGAACATCATGGGGACCGGATTTAATTTTGAGATGAAGATCCAGGAAGGGGCCGGGGCCTTCGTCTGCGGCGAAGAGACGGCCCTGATGGCCTCGATAGAAGGAAAACGGGGGATGCCCAAGCTTAGGCCGCCGTTCCCGGCGGTCTCCGGCCTGTGGGGCAAGCCCACTAACATCAACAACGTGGAAACCTACGCCAACGTGCCCTGGATCATCCTGAACGGCGGGGCGGCCTTTGCGGCCCTGGGCACCGAAAAGAGCAAGGGCTCAAAAGTCTTTGCCCTGGCCGGGCAGATCGTGCGGGGCGGCCTGGTGGAAGTGCCAATGGGGATCACGATGCGGGAGATCATCTACGAAGTGGGCGGCGGGATCAAGGGCGGGCGCCAGTTCAAAGCGGTGCAGATGGGCGGGCCTTCGGGCGGCTGCATTCCGGCGGCCCTGGCCGACACCGTGATCGACTACGAGTCGGTGACCCAAACCGGAGCCATCATGGGATCGGGCGGCATGGTGGTGATGGACGACACCACCTGCATGGTGGACATCGCCAGGTTCTTTTTGGATTTCACCCAGAAGGAATCCTGCGGCAAGTGCACCTTCTGCCGGGTGGGCACCAAGAGGATGCTGGAAATATTGGACCGGATTACCAAAGGCCAGGGAGCGGAAGGCGACATAGAAATGCTGCTAGAGCTGGCCGACAAGATCAAGGTCTCCTCCCTTTGCGGGCTGGGCCAGACCGCGCCCAACCCGGTGCTGACCACCATCAAGTATTTCCGGGACGAATACGAGGCCCACATCAAGCAAAAAAAATGCCCGGCCCACAATTGCAAGGAGCTGCTGACCTACGAGATCATCGCCGACAAATGCGTGGGGTGCACGGCCTGCGCCCGGGTCTGCCCCTCCTCCTGCATCGCGGGTTCGGTCAAGAAGCCACATACAATAGACCAGGTCAAGTGCGTCAAGTGCGGCAGCTGCGCAGCCAAATGCAAGTTCGACGCGATCAGAGTCAGTTGA
- a CDS encoding NYN domain-containing protein, giving the protein MLKAGIFLDLDNLARNGGWGIRYDAVKNLAVAQGAVVLRANVYMAIDEERESHDSALRQKRREYRDAIRRNGYHLTLKTLRRYTNAEGETMVKANCDLELAVDALLQSDNLDYILLGSGDGDFLRLVRALQNRGKRVDLLSFGNTSVELRREVDHHFSGFLTPGVLPFDEAAPNRMRGVMVSVNEEKGYGFLTVRTGLGMSDQRADVFCHIVDFTRDGASVSNEYFAALKARGTIIEFDLGDGGAGKSKAVNAHEFRWEDLAARSAINGSASM; this is encoded by the coding sequence ATGCTTAAAGCCGGCATCTTTCTCGACCTCGACAACCTGGCCCGCAACGGCGGCTGGGGCATCCGCTACGACGCCGTCAAGAACCTGGCGGTGGCCCAGGGCGCCGTGGTGCTGCGGGCCAACGTCTACATGGCCATCGACGAGGAACGCGAATCGCACGACTCAGCGCTGCGCCAGAAGCGCCGCGAGTACCGCGACGCCATCCGGCGCAACGGCTACCACCTGACCCTCAAGACCCTGCGGCGCTACACCAACGCCGAGGGCGAGACCATGGTCAAGGCCAACTGCGACCTGGAACTGGCGGTGGATGCGCTGCTCCAGTCCGACAATCTGGACTACATCCTGCTGGGCAGCGGCGACGGGGACTTTTTGCGGCTGGTGCGCGCCCTGCAGAATCGCGGCAAGCGGGTGGACCTGCTGTCGTTCGGCAACACCAGCGTCGAGCTGCGGCGCGAGGTGGACCACCACTTTTCGGGGTTCTTGACGCCCGGTGTCCTGCCGTTCGACGAGGCCGCGCCGAACCGGATGCGCGGGGTCATGGTCTCGGTCAATGAGGAGAAGGGCTACGGGTTCCTGACCGTTCGCACCGGACTGGGCATGTCGGACCAACGGGCCGACGTTTTTTGCCACATCGTCGACTTCACCCGGGACGGGGCGTCCGTTTCCAACGAGTATTTCGCGGCCTTAAAGGCGCGCGGCACGATCATCGAGTTTGACCTGGGCGATGGCGGCGCCGGCAAGTCCAAGGCGGTCAACGCCCACGAGTTCCGGTGGGAGGACCTGGCCGCCAGAAGCGCAATCAACGGAAGCGCTTCAATGTAA